One region of Dysidea avara chromosome 1, odDysAvar1.4, whole genome shotgun sequence genomic DNA includes:
- the LOC136265962 gene encoding uncharacterized protein, which translates to MSLVLRPMFQVSVLSVMNFSYQLSLYTSDVNLQVSLLRCIRHSVDGFEQVSSVDCSGIKGVNFQCLLDCVIRYRNKCFWCCDRCSRSQYRHADIQEIITIVGTIFSQVLM; encoded by the exons atgtctttggtgttgcgaccgatgttccag gtctcggtattgagtgtcatgaatttcag ttatcaattatcactgtatactagtgatgtgaatttgcaggtcagtctactcagatgtatcaggcatagtgttgatgggtttgaacaagtatccagtgtagactgtagtggcatcaagggtgttaatttccag tgcctgctggattgtgtcatcagatatcgaaacaagtgtttttggtgttgcgaccgatgttccag gtctcagtatcgtcatgctgacatacaagaaatcatcactattgttggaactatttttagtcaagtcttgatgtga
- the LOC136247115 gene encoding receptor-type tyrosine-protein phosphatase S-like, producing MLTSLDSVEYYYNQPLKYNQKYSYFIRIYSQCDKTVYTTSHLSSSFEITDVESDYSSDDGTPVGVIVGVIVAVLVLLIIILIVLITIPKKKGHRKKPEMPVRSAAQSSPKQPCFSNPQITKTIPKAQSTLQSSSVSESYGLLLVCETDSSHEDSFPYIYAPVSEIKTSAGQPTTLCIESGGYPPSNVEWFKDNNLVEHRILSDDPAHPPIKLEEFVQHVAMCHSSMESSFYNEYKGLPEWSFACHNAKLPVNKIKNRYSTILLYDHSRVPLEVDYSSTGSDYINASFIDGYVRPCEYIATQGPLPTTFGDFWKMIWERRCSTIVMLTNLNEGGKSQYVFLHDVLLEAVMCGSTSIEAPVKNVIAQLKELESVDEHTNETLYSKQFKTLNTSGVLYEKTFTYTIATDPKNVPKNCYSVALAPDENYVGLPGTESEYINGSYIHGYHHSNAYIITQGPLEGTVTEFWQMIWESKTHAIVMCDEHCHQCWPDAGIEEYGSYTVEVLDCDEPIGDWFKRQFKLSQISDPMGSRVITQFHFQNWPLDSCPEVPLSTIDMLESIERVQHRTGNGAITVHCNNGVGRSGTFCVLMYSLNQFKAEQKAEIFQTVKKMRTQRAGIVETLEQYEYLHKDLLEAIQRYDKYSNFTL from the exons ATGCTTACCAGTTTGGATTCAGTAGAGTACTACTACAATCAACCTCTGAAATACAATCAGAAATACAGTTACTTCATACGAATATACTCTCAATGT GATAAAACAGTTTACACAACCAGTCACTTGTCATCTTCTTTTG AGATTACTGATGTTGAGTCTGATTATTCATCTGATGATGGTACACCAGTGGGAGTCATTGTGGGTGTTATAGTTGCAGTTCTGGTATTACTGATTATAATTCTAATTGTTTTGATCACAATTCCTAAGAAAAAAGGTCACAGAAAAAAACCTGAAATGCCTGTACGCTCTGCAGCACAGTCATCACCTAAACAACCATGCTTTTCCAATCCTCAGATTACCAAAACAATTCCTAAAGCACAGTCTACTTTGCAGTCGTCTTCAGTATCTGAGTCATATGGATTACTGTTAGTTTGTGAAACAGACTCATCTCATGAAGATAGCT TTCCGTACATCTATGCACCAGTTTCTGAAATTAAGACATCAGCTGGACAGCCAACTACACTCTGTATTGAGTCTGGAGGATATCCTCCTTCTAACGTGGAGTGGTTCAAAGACAATAATCTGGTTGAGCATCGTATTTTATCAG ATGATCCAGCCCATCCACCAATCAAACTGGAAGAGTTTGTCCAACATGTTGCAATGTGTCATTCAAGTATGGAGAGTAGTTTTTATAATGAGTACAAAGGCTTACCGGAGTGGTCATTTGCTTGCCACAATGCTAAACTACCTGTTAACAAGATCAAGAATCGATACTCCACCATTTTGCTCT ATGATCATAGTCGTGTTCCTCTTGAAGTAGACTACTCATCAACTGGATCAGATTATATCAATGCTTCTTTCATTGAT GGATATGTCAGGCCTTGTGAGTACATAGCCACTCAAGGCCCACTGCCAACTACTTTTGGTGATTTTTGGAAGATGATATGGGAGAGAAGATGCTCAACAATAGTGATGCTCACCAATCTAAATGAAGGCGGAAAG AGCCAGTATGTATTTCTCCACGATGTGCTGTTGGAGGCAGTCATGTGTGGGAGCACTTCAATTGAAGCTCCAGTAAAGAATGTTATCGCTCAGCTGAAGGAGCTAGAGTCTGTTGATGAACACACTAATGAAACTTTGTACAGCAAACAGTTCAAG ACACTTAATACATCTGGTGTTTTGTATGAAAAGACATTTACCTATACCATTGCAACTGATCCAAAGAATGTTCCAAAGAATTGCTATTCAGTTGCTCTCGCAC CTGATGAAAATTATGTTGGCCTGCCAGGCACTGAGTCAGAATATATCAATGGTTCCTACATTCAT GGATACCACCACAGCAATGCCTATATCATAACACAAGGACCATTGGAAGGAACCGTTACAGAATTTTGGCAGATGATATGGGAATCTAAGACACATGCTATTGTGATGTGTGAT GAACACTGCCACCAGTGCTGGCCAGATGCTGGTATAGAGGAATATGGCTCATACACTGTAGAAGTGTTGGATTGTGATGAGCCAATAGGAGATTGGTTTAAACGCCAGTTTAAACTGAGCCAAATCTCTGAC CCAATGGGTTCTCGTGTCATCACTCAGTTCCACTTCCAGAACTGGCCACTAGACAGTTGTCCAGAGGTCCCATTATCCACAATTGACATGCTTGAGTCCATTGAACGAGTGCAGCATAGAACTGGAAATGGAGCAATCACAGTGCACTGCAA CAATGGAGTTGGCCGCAGTGGGACCTTCTGTGTTTTGATGTACAGTTTGAACCAATTCAAAGCTGAGCAAAAGGCTGAGATATTCCAAACTGTGAAGAAAATGCGTACACAACGTGCAGGAATAGTTGAGACATTG GAACAGTATGAATACCTCCACAAAGACCTGCTTGAAGCAATTCAAAGATATGATAAGTATTCTAACTTTACTTTGTAA